In the Pelorhabdus rhamnosifermentans genome, ATTGCAGTAATAGAAAATAGCGGAAAACCATTGAAGAATCTTGCGACATTTTAAGAGCTTGTGTTTCTGCATTGTTAATTTTAGCTTATCAAAAAAAAATTATAACTTGTTTGGTTGAGAAAGTTTTTGAAGACTCGAAGCGATAATATTAATTGCACATTGACCTTTTTGATATAAAGCACATTTTTCTTGTCTACAAGTCATATTTCTATCTTCTTGTTTAAAAAACGGGCAGTAAGCATCAATCATAGTTATCACCTCCTTAAAGGTGACACTTCGACAAAATACAAGATTTTCCTATAGAAAGGAACAATTATATGAGCGATTTGGAACTTATCAAATCAAAGCGGAAAAATTTATTCAGCAGCAGATAGGTTGTTGTAATGGTAGAAAAATAGCATAGCATTTAAATCTTATGAGAAACATTAAAGGGTATGCTGATATACTTAACGGTCCTGATTCAATATTGAAAGCGGCTAACTTCTTTAATGAAAGCGTGATTATAATTTATTTGTGAGCCGATCTTAAATGATCGGCTTTTTTATGTTTATAAGCAGGATATGTGTTTTGTTATATAAAATACGGTATATTATATCTAAGGAAGTGTTTAAAATGGTAAGTGAATTAAAAGGATTTGTAGAAAATTATGGCCAGGTTGTGACAGTCGCTATGTTATTTGATTTGTGTAATGCTGTAGGCGTTAAGCCCTCAGAATTGATTGATGATAATGCAGTTTCAAAAAAAACGAAAGTTCTTTACCATGAAATTAAGAAGGAAGCTGTAAATAATAGAGAAGAAGCTTTAAGAGACAAGAAAAATGAGTATAAACAAAATTTAGATTGTCTTAAAGTACCAAAAATTTTCAATAATAATAGATCTTTAACATGTGATGAAGTAGCAGAATATTTTAGAGTCCAAAAATCGTCAGTTTGGAGTTGGATTCGTGATGAAAAGTTAAACGCTATTAAGTTTGGTAACAATTATCGAATTCGCCCACAAGATTTAAAAGCTTTTGAAGAATCGATGTTTACCAAATCTTGAGGAACATAATAATAGAATTTATTTTGACAAAGAATAATCATTATCCTGCTGGCTAATCATTGGCAAGTTTTTTGTCTAACGAAATTTCTATCTTTGAATCAGATATAAAATGCATAGTGACCATGATTTTCAAGTAAGTTAATGTTTTAAATTACCTGGGGTTGGGATAGTAAAAGTATGAGAAACTAAAAATAGAAAACTTGAAAGGGGGAATTATATGGAAAAGAAATTAACAAAACGCTTGAAACTTCGTCATAAGTATAAGCATTATGCTGCTGCCTTAGCAGGTGCAGCCATTATGGCGGGAACCTCATTGCATGGTATTCCTTTTACTAAAGCATCGGCTGCTGCTGAAAATCCATCCGCGTCTCCAACTGTAACAGCCGGACAAACGACACTAATTGATAAAGACGCTAAAAAGCTGCTTGATGAAACTGATATTTCTGCCACAGATTCTTCGGAGAACAGAGATTCCGACAACAATAAAGTGGCTACCCCAGACCAACGTGATAAAAATAAGGATGATCAGCATGCTGATCGTGATCGAGGGGATAAACAGGATCAAAGGGATGGGTATGACCATTCAAGGTATGAACATGAAAGGTGGGCTGATCGTGGACGAGCATTTGATCAGCGCATAACATGGTATAATGATAGCTCAAACAAAATTCAGATTTATAATGATACTGCCAATCCAGTGGACATAGTTAAGGCAGCGGCCATTGATCTAGGATTCGATGTGAATAACGACTCATTTACCTTGATAAGTCAAAATGGTTCCCAGTCTATTGTGAACGTAGTTCATAACGGCAATAATTACAATGTTACTGTAGATCAGTTAGCTAATGGTAATTGGACGGTTTCCTCTGTGAATCTACAATAAGTGCTAAAATTTAGTTTCCTTAATTAATTTGGCAATCTGATGATTTCGCAAATCGCGCCTTGAAGCCTATTTTTCGGTATATTGTTGTTGGGTTGTTTTTTTATTGCCTCTGTTGGCTGTTGCTGGCAGGGCTTATTTTTTTGTTTTAAGCCTAGTATTTGAATTGTATAGGTTTGGCGCGCATGAATTACGGTGCTGTTTTAAAGTTGGCTCCCGTTTCTTATGGTCGTAGACAAAATTTTTTCAGATTAAGGGAGGTGTTTTGGATTTTAATGTCAAATTTAATATAAATATGGGTACTAAATTTTTCCCTTATATTACTATCGTTATAGAAATTGATTCTTAAAACCTTTGACTTAGCTGACTTAATTATTTTATTGTAAAACGGAGGATGTATTATGATCCAGGGTATAATACGCCCATTAGGAAATAATGATTTTGTTGAACCTTTTGTTAAAGGAGTTTTACAATTTTCAGAGAAAGCTAAGATAAGAAGGGCAATAGAAAAAATTGTTGATGCTGAAATGTGTATAACTGCGGTAGAGAAAGATTCAACATTAAAAAGTACTAAATTTAGGGATTTTGAATATAAAACAGATGAGCAAAGAATTGAATTACGGAAAAAAATATTATCCGAACTTATTAGTTACCAAAGATTAAGCAACGACGATTGTTTAAAGTTAGGAAAAGGAGGAGCGAAGCCGTTAACCAATGTAATATCTGAGTCACAGGCATACATAATAACTGGGTTACCAGCTTCAGGAAAATCAGGGATAGCTACAAAAATTGCTGATGAGTATGGAGCCTATATAGTAGATTCTGATTATGCTAAAAGAAAATTTCCTGAATACAATCACCAATATGGGGCTCATCTTGTCCACGAGGAATCAAAGCTAGTAACTTCTACCGAACAAGATTTTAATTTATTAGATTTTTGCATTTCTAAAGGACACAATCTCGTATTTCCGACAATAGGATATGATGCTCAGAGTCTCATAGATTACGCACATATGTTTAATGCAAAAGGATATTGTGTACATTTGACTCTAGTGAGCTTAGATCGTAAAAAAGCTGTAATTAGAGCATATGAGCGATTTGTAAAAACAAAAAGATATGTTCCGCTTGGGCTGATCTTTGATCAGTATAGTAATGAACCTATATTGGCATATTATAGATCAAAGAGGAGTACAATGTTTAAATCTCATGGGGCTATTTCGACCGATGTCAAGTTTGGTCAATCTCCTATTTTTGTTGAAGGTGATGATGGCAATCCGGCAATGCTATATAGAGAATAAATATTCAGGAGGGAGTATTGTGATGAGAAAAAACATTATGTCATCTAGGAGAGAGGATAGAAACGGTCTTAAGTTGATAAAAAACAAGCATCATAGTAAAGTTAACGTACGTGAAAGTAAATATAATGCTGCTCAACAATCTTCGGTTGCTCAAAGGATCTTAGAGCGAGAAAAGCAAGAAACGCAATTGACTTTGCGCACGATATCTAATGCTAGAACTGGAAGACAGGCTAGTGAGAAATATGCGGAATATTTATTGTGCGAATAAATGTTGTATTACTGTTATTTTTGCAACAATTTGAGTATATTTCTATAATTTAGTTCACTTCTTCATTACGATGTAGGAAGTGGGCTTTTTTATATCTAAATAAAGAAAATTCTGACTACCAAATATAAAAAAAGACGTGTGATTGTAAGTAATCAAAAATTAACCAATGTCACGATGGCAATAGCCACAATAGTCAGTGACACTATTGGTGACAATCACTTAAAAAGTGTCACTAATTAGAATAAATGTTCATCAACGAAATAGCCGATAAGCCCAGTAAAAACAAGCACTTATCAATTAACATAAACTTTTACAAATAGGCATTTTTAGACTCGCATTCAAAAGGTCAGGGGTTCGATTCCCCTCGTCTCCACCAGTAAATTCAAGGCTTTGCAGCGATGCAGAGCCTTTTATTATTTATATGTCCCCAAATTAGTCTTCTGGACCGTTTTTACGGACAAGAAAATTTCTTTAGTACCGCTTATGTTGTCACTACCTTCGATACTTGTTTTTCATATATTGGGTACATGAGGAAAGTCACGAAGGGAACGTCAAGAACGTGAAATGCGTTGTCATGAGCATGAAAGTGACACGCGAGAAATTGTAGCTGGTGTATTGGCTACATATTTGGTTCGGCAAATAGCGCAAGTCCCTCAATCGGATGATTCTGGTTGGGGGCTTTTCTATGTAGTCCTTTAGTTTCTTTTTACAAAGCAGTCATAATTTTGTCATATTCCTATGGTATTGTTTGCATAAAGGTGAAAGATAAACCAAAAGACGGGACAAGTGTATATTCATCGTTAGCAGAATCACAGCAAAAGTAATATAAACAAATTGATTACTCTCTAAACAGGTAGGGGATTTCCTATCTATTTAGAGAGTACTAAAAAATGTAAGCAATTGTTACAATATAAGTACAAAAAAAGAATACCTAATATTTACGATAAAAAAAACCATAAGTAGTTAATGGGAGGCAATTAACTATGATTTTAAAAGTAGCATGTGTACAACCTGTTCTCAATAATTATAAGTATAATACGCAAAAACCTAAGAATGGGTTAAAAAGGAAGAAAACTGCATCGTTTGCTAGTATACTGGAAAATACAATTAAATCTCAATCTAATAAAGGTTACGCAATGGTTAATTGTACTTGTAAAAGGGGGATATCGGTAAATATTGGAATACAGCTATGGTAAGTATAAACGTGCTTGCATGAGTATATAGCAAAATATAAAAAGAGGGATGGCATATGTATACAACAACAGGGGCGTTATTCATACTATGCTTGCTAGGTTCAGCAACGGTGGGTACATGTGTAGGTTTATTATTAGCGGTGTTTTACTTCGAAAAAATCATGAAAACATCCCTCGATGATCGTTGTACGAATAAAGACAAATTAAAACTACAGGTAAAGGCCGATTCCAATTGAGGATGGCTTTTTTACTATAGTATAAGTTTTCTTAATTGTTGTTTGACTCTTTTGTTTACTTTCTTTAGTGAAACAGGCAAAATATTTGTAGTTTGCAAGATTTGTGGCAGCGAATCATAAAGATAAGGATATGGAATATTGTTTAAGGTGGGGAGCGGTGCAGTTTAAATGATTATTGCCCGGTCAAGGCCGAGCTTTTCTCTTTCATAGCACTTGTCATGTTTTTGCCACATTTATCCTGTATAATATTTCTACAACAGGAGGGATATTCTGGTGAAAATATGGAAAATACTTTTGGTTACACTTTTTACGGTAAGCTTTAGTGTGATAACCGCTTACGGGAGTAATGTAACACCGACATTAGAAACCTCGGTGGTGCAAATTACTTCTGTGGCACATGAAACCCAAGAAACTCCACCGGCGGAACCAAGGCTTATTAAAGTTCAATATTTAGAAAACGATAGCAGGGCCTTGATACCTAAAATGGAAGGAATGCAAAATACAGCTCTTCAGGCAACAATAAATAATAATTTAAAAGCAGCAATAGTCCCATCAAACTTTTCTATAGAGGGTAATTTTGAAGTTTCTTATTACGGGGATAATCTGTTAAGCATCCACTTTTGGGGAAATATGTTTAAACCGAATATATCTCAGACCCAAATAAGAATTGATAAAGGAATACATATTGATTTAACGACTGGGAAAATATACAATTTAGATGATCTTTTTAAACCGAATGTTGATTTTGAAAATAGAATTAAAGATGTTTGTTTAGCAAATGACACTGAATATAGATTTAATCATGAAATCTCGACAAAAATATGGACATATAAAAATTTTGCTAGTTCTTGGGCTAAAGAAAACGAGTCATTTATCTTACTTGGTGACTCCATAATAGTTTATTCCGTCCAATCAGAACTGTTAGGGGGATATAAAATTCCATACTCCGAATTAAAAGATATCATTAATACTGACGGCGAGTTATGGAATAAAATTCAAGGACAAAAAATACATAACTAGTACATTATACCTTGTACCGAATTAGCGGGTAAGGCTTATAAACGATTGTATTAATCACCGGTTTATTCCAAATGGGCT is a window encoding:
- a CDS encoding zeta toxin family protein, which translates into the protein MIQGIIRPLGNNDFVEPFVKGVLQFSEKAKIRRAIEKIVDAEMCITAVEKDSTLKSTKFRDFEYKTDEQRIELRKKILSELISYQRLSNDDCLKLGKGGAKPLTNVISESQAYIITGLPASGKSGIATKIADEYGAYIVDSDYAKRKFPEYNHQYGAHLVHEESKLVTSTEQDFNLLDFCISKGHNLVFPTIGYDAQSLIDYAHMFNAKGYCVHLTLVSLDRKKAVIRAYERFVKTKRYVPLGLIFDQYSNEPILAYYRSKRSTMFKSHGAISTDVKFGQSPIFVEGDDGNPAMLYRE
- a CDS encoding helix-turn-helix domain-containing protein, with product MVSELKGFVENYGQVVTVAMLFDLCNAVGVKPSELIDDNAVSKKTKVLYHEIKKEAVNNREEALRDKKNEYKQNLDCLKVPKIFNNNRSLTCDEVAEYFRVQKSSVWSWIRDEKLNAIKFGNNYRIRPQDLKAFEESMFTKS